A window of Daphnia pulicaria isolate SC F1-1A chromosome 10, SC_F0-13Bv2, whole genome shotgun sequence contains these coding sequences:
- the LOC124314587 gene encoding multiple epidermal growth factor-like domains protein 6 isoform X1 — MSITKILILIAVCLAAVSAHNCPYSKRSAGKNPHSANAIDLTGKGTGCPYGYTKSAGYRTQSKCPYGYPKSGFNDGQCPHGFKNTSPGSGCPWGFNKQSSVAGTKCPFGYDNAFASKSGCPYGFKNSDKGCPLGVKRGFVEGSKCPFGYKKESIGDGKCPAGFSGVSTGKGCPIGFKRQLVEGSLCPFGYTSEDAAAPGCPHNFKKGASGCPLGLKKGLVAGSKCPYGGTFESANDGKCPFGYKSSGSGNGCPLGLKKQLVAGSKCPYGFDGAAMAAHGCPHGFKKSASGCPYGFNKPATASNKCPYGYEKKAGYRTKSSCPYGYPKSGFNDGQCPHGFKATGSSAGCPWGFAQSSVAGTKCPFGYDKASASKSGCPYGFKNTDTGCPLGVKKGLVEGSKCPFGYNKESIGDGKCPAGFSGVSTGKGCPIGFKRQLVEGSLCPFGYTREDAAAPGCPHNFKKGVSGCPLGLKKGLVAGSKCPYGGTFEGANDGKCPFGYKSTGSGNGCPLGLKKQLVAGSKCPYGFGQSDAAANGCPHGFKKSASGCPYGFSKTQATAHKCPYHSMKADYKAKSRCPYGYPKVGFNDGNCPHGFNKTGSGDPCPFGFKQSSSDSTRCPFGYSASEIKPGCPLNFKKSDSGCPLGLKRGLVEGSTCPFGYTREAATDGKCPLGFEGPTSGKGCPLGLKKRSVEGTLCPYGYTKEGAVASGCPYGFKKNAGGCPFGIKRGLVEGSKCPFGFSLTQSTDGKCPLGFVSSGSGHGCPFGIKKQMVAGSKCPYGFTTADSSASGCPHGFKKSANGQGCPFGIQKSSLKLGSNCPYSFGHGSKCPYSKQGSKCPHSQHGTKCPHKCGHSSKTQTREYAMKEADRTLVQGTWRIAKKNGNIAPKAFIRYFKLKPEAQKQFAAFADVDLADLPTNSHFLNQVYTCLAGLNAYMENLGKNPKQCPHLNSPVFKAVKPDDLKLFGEVMFTVMEEELGQSFSTEARKAWKDGLIACDVAFRKSH; from the exons ATGAGTATCACTAAGATTCTCATTTTGATTGCTGTCTGCCTGGCAGCAGTAAGCGCTCACAATTGCCCTTACAGCAAACGATCTGCTGGGAAGAACCCTCAT AGCGCAAATGCCATCGACTTAACTGGTAAAGGAACAGGGTGCCCTTACGGATATACG aaatcCGCTGGTTATAGAACCCAAAGCAAATGCCCTTACGGATATCCA AAATCTGGATTCAATGATGGACAGTGTCCTCATGGATTCAAA AATACTAGCCCCGGAAGTGGATGCCCCTGGGGATTTAATAAG CAATCGTCTGTCGCTGGAACCAAATGTCCATTCGGATATGAC AACGCCTTCGCTTCCAAATCTGGCTGTCCTTATGGCTTTAAG aattcCGACAAAGGATGCCCACTTGGCGTTAAG AGAGGATTCGTTGAAGGATCTAAATGCCCATTCGGATACAAG AAAGAATCTATCGGTGACGGGAAGTGCCCTGCTGGATTTTCC GGAGTTTCAACTGGAAAGGGTTGCCCTATTGGCTTCAAG CGACAATTGGTTGAAGGATCTCTATGCCCCTTCGGATACACC AGTGAAGATGCGGCTGCTCCAGGCTGTCCTCACAATTTCAAGAAAGGTGCTTCCGGATGTCCATTGGGACTGAAG AAAGGATTAGTAGCTGGTTCTAAATGCCCGTATGGTGGAACT TTTGAATCGGCTAACGACGGTAAATGCCCTTTTGGATACAAG TCATCTGGATCCGGAAATGGATGCCCTCTTGGACTGAAG AAACAACTAGTTGCAGGAAGCAAATGCCCTTACGGATTCGAT GGAGCTGCCATGGCGGCCCATGGTTGCCCACATGGATTTAAG AAATCGGCTTCTGGCTGTCCATATGGCTTCAAT AAACCCGCTACAGCTTCTAACAAATGCCCATATGGTTACGAG AAAAAAGCTGGATACAGGACTAAAAGCAGCTGTCCGTACGGATATCCg AAATCCGGATTCAATGACGGACAATGCCCACATGGATTCAaa gcAACTGGTTCAAGTGCTGGATGCCCATGGGGTTTTGCG CAATCATCTGTGGCTGGAACCAAATGCCCATTCGGATATGac AAAGCCTCCGCTTCCAAGTCTGGCTGTCCTTACGGCTTCAAG AATACTGACACAGGATGCCCACTAGGAGTGAAG AAAGGACTCGTCGAAGGATCAAAGTGCCCATTCGGATACAAC AAAGAATCAATTGGCGACGGAAAGTGCCCCGCTGGATTTTCT ggagTGTCAACTGGAAAGGGTTGCCCTATTGGCTTTAAG CGACAATTGGTTGAAGGATCTCTGTGCCCCTTTGGATACACT AGAGAAGATGCGGCTGCACCAGGCTGCCCTCACAACTTCAAGAAAGGTGTCTCCGGATGTCCATTGGGACTCAAG AAAGGATTAGTCGCTGGATCCAAATGCCCTTACGGCGGCACT TTCGAAGGAGCTAATGACGGAAAGTGCCCATTTGGATACAAG TCGACTGGTTCTGGTAATGGCTGCCCACTCGGACTGAAG aaacaaCTAGTTGCAGGAAGCAAGTGCCCCTACGGATTTGGC CAGAGTGATGCTGCAGCTAACGGATGCCCCCACGGCTTTAAG aAATCTGCATCTGGCTGTCCTTATGGGTTCAGC AAAACACAAGCAACTGCGCACAAATGTCCTTACCACTCG ATGAAAGCCGACTACAAGGCCAAGAGCAGATGCCCCTATGGATACCCG AAGGTCGGATTCAATGACGGAAACTGCCCACATGGATTCAAT AAGACTGGCTCTGGCGATCCTTGCCCATTCGGATTCAAG CAATCTTCATCGGATTCCACCCGTTGCCCATTCGGTTACTCC GCATCTGAGATTAAGCCCGGTTGTCCCCTGAACTTCAAG AAATCTGACTCTGGCTGCCCTCTTGGTTTAAAG CGAGGATTGGTGGAAGGATCTACGTGCCCCTTCGGTTACACG AGAGAGGCTGCTACTGATGGAAAATGCCCACTTGGATTTGAG GGACCTACTTCTGGAAAGGGATGCCCTCTTGGACTCAAG AAACGTTCGGTAGAAGGAACTCTATGCCCTTACGGATACACG AAGGAGGGAGCGGTAGCTTCCGGTTGCCCTTACGGATTCAAG AAAAATGCTGGTGGATGTCCCTTCGGTATCAAG CGAGGACTAGTTGAAGGCTCGAAATGCCCATTTGGATTTTCG cTCACCCAATCGACCGATGGCAAGTGTCCCCTCGGCTTCGTG TCTTCTGGTTCTGGACACGGTTGTCCCTTTGGAATCAAA aAACAGATGGTTGCCGGAAGTAAATGTCCTTATGGATTCACG ACCGCCGATTCTTCAGCTAGTGGTTGCCCTCATGGCTTCAAG AAATCTGCTAATGGACAAGGATGCCCATTCGGAATTCAA AAATCATCTCTCAAGCTTGGATCCAATTGCCCTTACAGCTTTGGTCATGGATCTAAATGCCCATACAGTAAACAAGGATCTAAGTGCCCTCACAGTCAACATGGAACCAAATGCCCCCACAAATGTGGTCACAGTTCCAAG ACTCAGACCCGTGAATACGCCATGAAGGAGGCTGATCGCACTTTGGTCCAAGGAACTTGGAGAATCGCCAAGAAGAATGGAAACATCGCCCCCAAAGCCTTTATTCGTTATTTCAAACTGAAACCCGAGGCCCAGAAGCAGTTCGCTGCCTTCGCCGATGTCGATTTGGCTGACCTGCCAACCAACAGTCATTTCCTCAACCAAGTCTACACTTGCCTGGCTGGTTTGAATGCCTACATGGAGAACCTAGGCAAGAATCCTAAACAATGCCCACACCTAAACTCACCAGTCTTCAAAGCTGTCAAGCCAGATGATCTTAAATTATTTGGTGAGGTCATGTTTACGGTCATGGAAGAAGAACTCGGTCAATCCTTCTCCACTGAGGCAAGAAAAGCCTGGAAAGATGGTTTGATTGCTTGTGACGTGGCTTTTCGCAAGTCTCATTAA